In Papaver somniferum cultivar HN1 chromosome 1, ASM357369v1, whole genome shotgun sequence, a genomic segment contains:
- the LOC113278928 gene encoding F-box only protein 13-like produces MKKDRNPWNMLSDEMVETVLAQLPTLDFCRCRFVCKRWSAIINSPTFQTTSHQIFDRRPWFLIFNKQPASVSVYDMEICDWRAHLKLPLPTEIRKTPFIPVVSSGGLMCFQSIANSYVVCNPFTGSVRSLPRFRLSKKFRGGWIAMHVPQGSNSYKLFVVCGMWPDMVMKVFSSAEKRATWKSLSLGLLTEEHGSWSIWDRGVTVTGKEQQILAYYLTLDGNLVCIDTEKCTIAIYSKLLEGDNFFKMDLVECGGRVFVVVLMETDGASVTMKRTLHVWEFDTESAAWKQTSAMPANMSKDYYNNEALITCSGHGEHIMICVNSINGVTSFNHVVIYNIKENTWIDLSPRFGDYNADVTVLLPHSFKPDIKACV; encoded by the exons ATGAAAAAGG ACAGAAATCCATGGAACATGCTCAGTGATGAAATGGTGGAGACAGTATTGGCGCAACTCCCAACGTTGGACTTCTGTCGGTGCCGGTTTGTGTGTAAGAGATGGAGTGCAATCATCAATTCACCAACCTTTCAGACTACCTCGCATCAGATCTTTGATCGACGCCCATGgttcttaattttcaataaacaGCCGGCGTCTGTTTCGGTTTATGATATGGAGATTTGTGATTGGCGGGCACATCTGAAACTCCCATTGCCGACTGAAATTAGGAAAACGCCATTTATTCCAGTTGTTTCATCTGGTGGACTTATGTGCTTTCAATCAATCGCCAATTCTTATGTAGTTTGTAATCCCTTTACTGGTTCAGTTCGCTCGTTACCTAGATTCCGTCTGAGCAAAAAATTTAGAGGTGGGTGGATCGCAATGCACGTACCACAAGGATCTAATAGTTACAAGCTTTTTGTAGTTTGCGGGATGTGGCCTGATATGGTTATGAAAGTTTTCTCCTCAGCTGAGAAGAGAGCTACATGGAAGAGTTTGTCTTTAGGATTGCTCACGGAAGAACATGGGTCTTGGTCTATTTGGGATAGAGGTGTGACAGTAACTGGTAAAGAACAACAGATTTTGGCGTACTACCTTACCCTTGATGGAAACCTAGTATGTATTGATACCGAGAAATGCACTATCGCTATATACTCAAAATTACTTGAAGGGGATAATTTTTTCAAAATGGACTTGGTCGAGTGCGGTGGAAGGGTTTTCGTAGTGGTCCTTATGGAAACAGATGGTGCTTCTGTCACTATGAAAAGAACATTACATGTTTGGGAATTCGATACTGAGTCGGCAGCGTGGAAACAAACTTCAGCCATGCCAGCAAACATGTCCAAAGACTACTACAATAATGAAGCTCTCATCACGTGTTCTGGTCATGGCGAACATATAATGATCTGTGTGAACTCTATTAATGGGGTTACTTCATTCAACCACGTGGTGATTTACAACATAAAAGAAAATACTTGGATTGACCTCTCACCACGCTTTGGAGACTACAATGCTGATGTAACGGTTTTGTTGCCTCACTCTTTCAAACCAGACATTAAAGCTTGTGTGTGA
- the LOC113342789 gene encoding uncharacterized protein LOC113342789, giving the protein MRNEVFLECLVVLIVCNGHGRIVRYWQGTYRDKDKHNSLVLEAVASYNLWFWYACFGMPGSNNDLNVLAHSPIFDNMLKDVAPPCNYVINGHQYHMGYFLADGIYPKLTKILQDFSQMEIPEYVGFNKYQMAKIKDVERAFGVLRGKFRIVGSPCKYWQQSDLNLIMKFCFIFHNMIIEHERRDTDWDSVFPVLIPEPTNNGRVFMSSLKNLNVFVVDAFD; this is encoded by the coding sequence ATGCGGAACGAGGTTTTCCTGGAATGCTTGgtagtgttgattgtatgcaATGGCCATGGAAGAATTGTCCGGTATTGGCAAGGAACTTACCGGGATAAAGACAAACATAATAGTTTGGTATTAGAAGCGGTGGCATCATATAATTTGTGGTTTTGGTATGCCTGTTTTGGAATGCCTGGATCAAACAACGATTTGAATGTGTTGGCACACTCACCCAtttttgataacatgctaaaGGATGTAGCACCTCCATGCAATTATGTCATCAATGGTCACCAATACCATATGGGTTATTTTTTAGCCGATGGTATCTATCCAAAGTTGACTAAAATTTTACAAGATTTTAGTCAGATGGAAATTCCCGAGTATGTGGGATTCAACAAGTATCAAATGGCTAAAATAAAGGATGTCGAGCGTGCTTTTGGAGTGCTTCGGGGTAAATTCAGAATTGTCGGATCACCATGTAAGTATTGGCAACAATCTGACTTGAACCtaattatgaaattttgttttattttccacAACATGATTATCGAGCATGAACGTCGGGATACGGATTGGGACAGTGTTTTTCCTGTTCTGATTCCGGAACCTACCAATAATGGTCGTGTATTTATGTCATCTCTGAAAAACCTAAATGTATTTGTTGTTGATGCATTTGATTAG
- the LOC113325716 gene encoding chaperone protein ClpB1-like: MGAYCWRPIGYIWILMHSHAMYHYAKQDVASRLAERAIALAVSDAALEIVLTESYDPVYGDGLIRRWLEKKVVTELSKMLLREEIDENSTVYIDASLDGAKLTYRVEKNGGLVNANIEIALDTTARSRWNWS; this comes from the exons ATGGGTGCTTATTGCTGGAGGCCAATTGGGTATATCTGGATCTTAATGCACAGTCATGCCATGTATCATTATGCGAAGCAG GATGTGGCATCTCGCTTGGCTGAGAGGGCAATTGCACTAGCTGTGTCTGATGCTGCATTGGAAATTGTACTGACTGAAAGCTACGATCCG GTATATGGAGATGGGCTAATTAGGAGGTGGCTAGAGAAGAAGGTGGTGACAGAGTTGTCAAAGATGCTTCTAAGAGAGGAGATTGACGAGAACTCTACCGTGTATATTGATGCAAGTCTAGATGGAGCTAAACTTACTTATCGAGTGGAAAAGAATGGTGGATTGGTGAATGCCAACATTGAAATTGCTCTTGATACTACTGCAAG gtctcgctggaactggagttga